A stretch of DNA from Halobacillus litoralis:
CCATGTAGGGAGATAAAAACCGATAGCTCACATCTCCGTTCAAAAGCAGTTCGGCATCTGGATAGCTTCTCATCAGATCCACCACCGCTTCCTCCCCCTGCTGCCGCATCACCTGCCCCTTCGTCAAAGCAACCAAGACTCGTTCTCTTAACGTACCGAGGTATTGTTTTCTTTCTCCTGGCTTTGTTTGACGACTTCCATAAATCCCTTCCTGTAAGTAATCTTTCATATCTGGTTTCTTCATAAGATGCACCTCATTCACTCCTAGTATGGCACAGAAAAAAGGCTGTACCCTAACAGCCTTTTTCTATTTTACAACGACGGATATGTGAGATGGAAGAACGGACAATTCTACAGGCAGGGAGTCTCCTTCTTCTCCGTCGACGTTCGTGACCAGGTCTTCCTCCGATGTGATACGGATATGATCCGCTTTGAAGTATTCCACATCCTGCTCATCTTTAAGACCACCTCGAAGAATAGCAGAAACAATCGATGCGAGACGAATCATATTTACTTTAGGTACGATATACCCGTGAATCTTCCCGTCATTCACTTTCGCTTCCGGAGATAATTTTTCAAATCCGCCTGCTGAGTTGGTTAAGGCCGCTAGGAAAAGAAAAGATTCCCCTTCCCAGGCTTTATCATCATATTCGATCCGCATTGGATAACTACTATGCTGGGTCAAGGTTTTCATCCCTTCCATCATATACGCAAGTGGACCAAATTTCGTTTTTTGTTCAGGTGTCACTTCATATGTCGCTTCAGCAAGGGATCCCGCTGCTACAATATTCACAAAATATTGGTCATTGAACTTCCCAATATCC
This window harbors:
- a CDS encoding YueI family protein is translated as MKKPDMKDYLQEGIYGSRQTKPGERKQYLGTLRERVLVALTKGQVMRQQGEEAVVDLMRSYPDAELLLNGDVSYRFLSPYMDLADEHNIHHSIVSNMETHSEFGAVLTLDYAIEKEDITIKEQEGVGESSEQEGWTGFFKSLFKSSK
- a CDS encoding diacylglycerol/lipid kinase family protein; the protein is MKKAMLIVNPSSGKEEAVDHVEQIEHILSEKGYEVEVSQTEKELDATKYCQNACRDEFDLVVSMGGDGTLHETINGMVDESHRPHLGIIPLGTVNDFARALDIPLKVEEAIDVLRSDQTKSVDIGKFNDQYFVNIVAAGSLAEATYEVTPEQKTKFGPLAYMMEGMKTLTQHSSYPMRIEYDDKAWEGESFLFLAALTNSAGGFEKLSPEAKVNDGKIHGYIVPKVNMIRLASIVSAILRGGLKDEQDVEYFKADHIRITSEEDLVTNVDGEEGDSLPVELSVLPSHISVVVK